AGCACCGTCACAAGGACTGGTGCACACAGCACCGTCACAAGCACTGGTGCACACAGCACCGTTACAAGGACTGGTGCACACAGCACCGTCACGAGGACTGGTGCACACAGCACCGTCACGAGGACTGGTGCACACAGCACCATCACAAGCACTGGTGCACACAGCACCATCACAAGCACTGGTGCACACAGCACCGTCACAAGGACTGGTGCACACAGCACCGTCACAAGGACTGGTGCACACAGCACCATCACAAGCACTGGTGCACACAGCACCGTCACAAGCACTGGTGCACACAGCACCGTCACAAGGACTGGTGCACACAGCACCGTCACAAGGACTGGTGCACACAGCACCGTCACGAGGACTGGTGCACACAGCACCGTCACGAGGACTGGTGCACACAGCACCGTCACAAGCACTGGTGCACACAGCACCGTCACAAGGACTGGTGCACACAGCACCGTCACGAGGACTGGTGCACACAGCACCGTCACAAGGACTGGTGCACACAGCACCGTCACAAGGACTGGTGCACACAGCACCGTCACGAGGACTGGTGCACACAGCACCGTCACGAGGACTGGTGCACACAGCACCATCACAAGCACTGGTGCACACAGCACCATCACAAGCACTGGTGCACACAGCACCGTCACAAGCACTGGTGCACACAGCACCGTCACGAGGACTGGTGCACACAGCACCGTCACGAGGACTGGTGCACACAGCACCGTCACGAGGACTGGTGCACACAGCACCGTCACGAGGGCTGGTGCACACAGCACCGTCACGAGGACTGGTGCACACAGCACCGTCACAAGGACTGGTGCACACAGCACCGTCACAAGGACTGGTGCACACAGCACCGTCACAAGGACTGGTGCACACAGCACCGTCACGAGGACTGGTGCACACAGCACCGTCACGAGGACTGGTGCACACAGCACCGTCACGAGGACTGGTGCACACAGCACCGTCACGAGGGAGGGGGAAAACAGGGCCGTAATAACCATACTGTAGAGCAGTGACGGAGTCTCACCCGTGGGGCTCACCGCAGCTCTGCCCCTCTTCTTCCCTCATGACACTTGTCACCACATAACTTGTCACCACATAACTTGTCACCACATAACTTGTCACCACATAACTTGTCACCACATAACTTGTCACCACATAACTTGTCATCACATAACTTGTCACCACATAACTTGTCCCACATAACTTGTCACCACATAACTTATCACCACATAACTTGTTACCACATAACTTATCATCACATAACTTGTCACCACATAACCTGTCACCACATAACTTGTCTCCACATAACTTATCATCAAAACCTTGTCACCACATAACTTGTCACCACATAACTTTTCTCCACATAACTTGTCATCACATAACTTGTCACCACATAACTTGTCACCACATAACTTGTCACCACATAACTTATCACCACATAACTTGTTACCACATAACTTATCATCACATAACTTGTCACCACATAACTTGTCACCACATAACTTGTCTCCACATAACTTATCATCACAAACCTTGTCACCACATAACTTGTCACCACATAACTTGTCTCCACATAACTTGTCATCACATAACTTGTCACCACATAACTTGTCACCACATAACTTGTCACCACATAACTTGTCACCACATAACTTGTTACCACATAACTTGTCACCACAAAACTTGTCACCACATAGTTTATCTCCACATAACTTGTCTCCACATAACTTGTCACCACATAACTTATCTCCACATAACTTGTCACCACATAATGTGTCATTATATAACTAGTCACAACATAACTTGTCACCTCATAACTTGTCACAACATAACTTGTCTCCAGGTAACTTGTCACCACATAACTTGTCTCCACATAACTTGTCACCACATAAGTTGTCACCTCATAACTTGTCACCACATAACTTGTCACCACATAACTTGT
The DNA window shown above is from Procambarus clarkii isolate CNS0578487 chromosome 21, FALCON_Pclarkii_2.0, whole genome shotgun sequence and carries:
- the LOC138367107 gene encoding uncharacterized protein, which encodes MVITALFSPSLVTVLCAPVLVTVLCAPVLVTVLCAPVLVTVLCAPVLVTVLCAPVLVTVLCAPVLVTVLCAPVLVTVLCAPALVTVLCAPVLVTVLCAPVLVTVLCAPVLVTVLCAPVLVTVLCAPVLVMVLCAPVLVMVLCAPVLVTVLCAPVLVTVLCAPVLVTVLCAPVLVTVLCAPVLVTVLCAPVLVTVLCAPVLVTVLCAPVLVTVLCAPVLVTVLCAPVLVTVLCAPVLVTVLCAPVLVTVLCAPVLVMVLCAPVLVTVLCAPVLVTVLCAPVLVMVLCAPVLVMVLCAPVLVTVLCAPVLVTVLCAPVLVTVLCAPVLVTVLCAPVLVTVLCAPVLVTVLCAPVLVTVLCAPALVTVLCAPVLVTVLCAPVLVTVLCAPVLVTVLCAPVLVTVLCAPVLVTVLCAPVLVMVLCAPVLVTVLCAPVLVMVLCAPVLVTVLCAPVLVTVLCAPVLVTVLCAPVLVTVLCAPVLVTVLCAPVLVTVLCAPVLVTVLCAPVLVTVLCAPAPNTGISAAPEDTLGYQPFSFNQLYSQWPLSTFNSTTVTLPILK